In Candidatus Zymogenus saltonus, the following are encoded in one genomic region:
- a CDS encoding acyltransferase, which produces MHFKTTNEIIVKRKLGHVGKNVDVRPHVFLSGTKNIFISDNVTIRHECSINAPSGKDTKEGKVYIEDNVLIAQYVIITSNLHQFKNPNIPVSNQSETAKTVRIKKGAWIGARAIILPGVTIGENSIVGAGAVVTKDVPPMAIVGGVPAKLLKYRDSGELE; this is translated from the coding sequence ATGCATTTTAAGACTACAAACGAGATTATAGTTAAAAGGAAACTTGGACATGTGGGCAAAAACGTTGATGTGCGGCCTCATGTTTTTTTATCGGGAACAAAGAATATCTTTATTAGCGATAATGTGACAATCAGGCACGAGTGTTCGATCAACGCTCCTTCGGGAAAAGATACGAAAGAAGGGAAGGTTTATATTGAGGATAATGTTTTAATAGCACAATACGTTATTATAACATCAAATCTGCATCAATTTAAGAATCCGAATATACCGGTATCCAATCAAAGTGAAACCGCAAAAACGGTCAGAATAAAAAAAGGTGCATGGATTGGAGCCCGCGCCATTATTCTGCCGGGAGTGACAATAGGGGAAAATTCAATTGTAGGAGCGGGTGCGGTAGTTACTAAAGATGTTCCCCCAATGGCGATTGTGGGAGGAGTTCCGGCTAAGCTCTTAAAATATCGAGATTCTGGTGAGTTAGAGTAA
- a CDS encoding acyltransferase, producing the protein MIYRKDLDRISNFRLLQLIRRLRLKMKGVTLGKDVYIGRRVVVVGYPKGLTIGDRAIIKDNVYIYPTNERSRITIGSETRIGMYSFIVAIEGISIGDNCLFAPFVYVVDNNHSIRKGELIQKQLGIVKPVHIGSDVWIAAGAKVLSGVRINDGAVVAANSVVTTDVDENAIVGGIPAKVLKYRE; encoded by the coding sequence ATGATTTATAGAAAGGACCTTGACAGGATAAGCAACTTCCGGCTTCTTCAGCTGATAAGAAGGCTCCGTCTGAAGATGAAGGGAGTGACCCTTGGAAAGGACGTCTACATCGGGAGGCGGGTCGTCGTCGTGGGGTATCCGAAGGGGCTTACCATCGGGGACAGAGCGATAATAAAGGACAACGTCTATATCTACCCGACAAACGAGCGCTCGAGGATCACCATAGGGAGCGAGACGAGGATAGGGATGTATTCCTTCATCGTGGCCATCGAGGGGATATCGATTGGGGACAACTGCCTCTTCGCTCCTTTCGTCTACGTCGTGGACAACAACCACAGCATAAGGAAGGGCGAGCTGATACAGAAACAGCTCGGGATCGTCAAGCCCGTGCATATCGGGAGCGACGTCTGGATAGCTGCCGGCGCGAAGGTCCTCTCAGGCGTGAGGATAAACGACGGCGCCGTGGTGGCGGCAAACTCCGTTGTGACTACGGATGTGGATGAAAACGCGATAGTGGGGGGCATACCCGCAAAGGTTCTGAAATATAGAGAATAG
- a CDS encoding N-acetylneuraminate synthase family protein, which translates to MNIIVIPAQLVSRRLPKKNMHPVNGKPMLHYTLEAAKKSKLAEKVIVSTESDEVIEYAKEMGVEGVKRGEDLLGDVPVVEVYRDVVRKVGADNIEYVVALQPDHPDRNVSVDQAIEKAVKESATDLITLGRGGVRNGSVRIMRRKELMGDGDLNAKIVALNDLCTNIHTLEDLRLAERRLIRGTKKIEIGDFILTEDGPAFIIAEAGANHDGEFEKAIMLIEQAAEAGADAIKFQSYKAEKLVSKYADRYWGGADKDGTQLSYYKKRDMLGPEDYKELFDYAKEKGIIAFTSAFDYDYVDYFAKIDIPAYKIASCDLPNSAFIRRIAEVGKPVILSTGASTMDEIERAVDTILGTGNDQLIVLQCTLKYPTMIEDANFLQIPLLKETFPDLFIGISDHTYPDENMAAPAAAVALGAKVVEKHYTYCRNQPANTHSFSVDPALLKKMVDNIRFVEKGLGSPEIRILEVEKAAREQARRSIVASVDIKKGNEITEEMLTFKRPGTGMPPDQMDTIIGKKAKVDIPEDTLIQIEMIAED; encoded by the coding sequence ATGAATATTATAGTTATACCCGCGCAGCTGGTTTCGAGAAGGCTTCCGAAAAAGAACATGCACCCGGTAAACGGAAAGCCGATGCTTCACTACACTTTAGAGGCGGCGAAGAAATCCAAGCTTGCCGAGAAGGTGATCGTGTCTACTGAGTCGGACGAGGTGATCGAGTACGCAAAGGAGATGGGGGTTGAGGGAGTAAAGAGGGGGGAAGACCTCCTGGGCGACGTGCCTGTGGTGGAGGTATACCGGGACGTCGTTAGAAAGGTGGGGGCGGATAACATCGAATACGTGGTGGCGCTCCAGCCCGACCACCCGGATAGGAACGTAAGCGTCGACCAGGCCATAGAGAAGGCGGTCAAGGAATCCGCGACCGACCTGATCACTCTGGGAAGGGGCGGCGTCAGGAACGGGTCGGTAAGGATAATGAGGCGAAAGGAGCTTATGGGGGACGGCGATCTCAACGCGAAGATCGTAGCCCTGAACGACTTATGCACAAACATCCACACGCTGGAAGACCTCAGGCTGGCGGAGAGGCGCTTAATACGGGGGACGAAGAAGATCGAGATCGGCGATTTTATCCTGACCGAGGACGGACCGGCCTTTATCATAGCGGAAGCCGGGGCGAACCACGACGGCGAGTTTGAAAAGGCGATTATGCTCATAGAACAGGCGGCGGAGGCGGGGGCGGACGCAATAAAGTTTCAGAGCTACAAGGCGGAGAAGCTGGTGAGCAAATACGCCGACAGATACTGGGGCGGAGCCGACAAGGACGGCACGCAGCTCTCGTACTATAAGAAACGGGACATGCTCGGGCCGGAGGATTACAAGGAGCTCTTCGACTACGCCAAGGAAAAGGGGATAATCGCGTTCACCTCAGCCTTCGACTACGACTACGTAGACTACTTCGCAAAGATAGATATTCCGGCCTATAAAATTGCGTCGTGCGACCTCCCCAACTCGGCCTTCATAAGGAGGATCGCCGAGGTCGGAAAGCCGGTGATCCTCTCGACAGGGGCGTCCACGATGGACGAGATAGAACGGGCCGTAGACACGATACTGGGTACGGGAAACGACCAACTGATCGTGCTCCAGTGCACGCTTAAGTATCCCACTATGATAGAGGACGCGAACTTTTTACAGATACCGCTTCTGAAGGAGACTTTTCCGGACCTCTTTATCGGGATATCGGATCACACGTATCCGGACGAGAATATGGCGGCCCCGGCCGCCGCGGTGGCGCTGGGGGCAAAGGTTGTGGAAAAACACTACACCTACTGCAGGAACCAGCCGGCCAACACCCACAGCTTCAGCGTGGACCCAGCGCTCTTAAAGAAGATGGTGGACAACATAAGGTTCGTTGAGAAGGGACTGGGAAGCCCGGAGATCAGGATACTTGAGGTGGAGAAGGCCGCCAGGGAGCAGGCGAGGCGCTCCATCGTTGCGAGTGTGGATATAAAAAAAGGGAACGAGATAACCGAAGAGATGCTGACATTCAAGAGGCCCGGAACGGGGATGCCGCCCGATCAGATGGATACCATAATCGGGAAGAAGGCGAAGGTCGATATACCGGAAGATACCCTGATCCAGATCGAGATGATAGCCGAGGATTAA